A window of Pseudomonas monteilii contains these coding sequences:
- a CDS encoding 6-phosphogluconate dehydrogenase: MQLGIVGLGRMGGNIARRLMRAGHTTVVHDRNNDAVGTLVKEGSTGAHDLEALVKALDTPRAVWVMLPAGEPTEQTIQKLAELLEPGDAVIDGGNTFYKDDVRRAAALAERGLHYLDVGTSGGVWGLDRGYCMMIGGEKDAFERLEPLFKALAPGVGAIPRTQGREGEPGRAEHGYIHAGPPGAGHYVKMVHNGIEYGLMQAYAEGFDLLRSKGGEHLAPEHRFDLDMGEIAEVWRRGSVVSSWLLDLTADALVADPQLGHFSGAVGDSGEGRWTIDAAVEQAVPVPVLSSALFARFRSRQQQGTYGDKLLSAMRLGFGGHVEKPE; this comes from the coding sequence ATGCAACTGGGAATCGTCGGGTTGGGCCGCATGGGCGGCAATATCGCAAGGCGCCTGATGCGCGCCGGTCATACCACCGTGGTCCACGACCGCAACAATGACGCCGTGGGCACCTTGGTCAAGGAGGGAAGCACCGGCGCCCATGATCTGGAAGCGCTGGTCAAGGCCCTGGATACACCACGGGCGGTCTGGGTGATGCTGCCCGCCGGCGAGCCTACCGAACAGACCATCCAGAAGCTGGCCGAGCTGCTCGAGCCGGGCGACGCCGTCATCGACGGCGGCAACACCTTCTACAAGGATGACGTGCGTCGCGCTGCGGCGCTCGCCGAGCGCGGCCTCCATTATCTGGACGTCGGCACCTCGGGGGGTGTCTGGGGCCTCGACCGCGGCTATTGCATGATGATCGGCGGCGAGAAAGACGCTTTCGAGCGCTTGGAGCCACTGTTCAAGGCGCTGGCCCCAGGCGTCGGCGCCATTCCGCGCACCCAGGGTCGCGAAGGCGAACCAGGCCGTGCCGAGCATGGCTACATCCATGCCGGACCACCGGGCGCGGGCCATTACGTGAAGATGGTGCACAACGGCATCGAATACGGCCTGATGCAGGCCTATGCCGAAGGCTTCGACCTGTTGCGCAGCAAGGGCGGCGAGCATCTGGCACCGGAGCATCGCTTCGACCTCGACATGGGCGAGATCGCCGAAGTCTGGCGGCGCGGCAGCGTGGTCAGCTCGTGGCTGCTGGACCTGACGGCCGATGCACTGGTCGCCGACCCTCAGCTGGGGCACTTCAGCGGTGCGGTCGGTGACAGCGGCGAAGGGCGCTGGACCATCGATGCCGCCGTCGAGCAGGCCGTACCGGTTCCGGTCCTGTCCAGCGCGCTGTTCGCCCGGTTCCGTTCGCGTCAGCAACAGGGCACCTACGGCGACAAGCTGCTGTCGGCCATGCGCCTGGGCTTTGGCGGCCATGTCGAGAAACCCGAATGA